Proteins encoded together in one Mycolicibacter minnesotensis window:
- the efp gene encoding elongation factor P, giving the protein MASTADFKNGLVLVIDGQLWQITEFQHVKPGKGPAFVRTKLKNVVSGKVVDKTYNAGVKVETATVDRRDATYLYRDGNDFVFMDSQDYEQHPLPESLVGDSANYLLESMLVQIAFHNGVALYLELPVSVELLVAHTEPGLQGDRSSAGTKPATMETGAEINVPLFINTGDKLKVDTRDGSYLGRVNS; this is encoded by the coding sequence ATGGCTTCAACCGCTGATTTCAAGAACGGGCTGGTACTGGTGATCGACGGCCAGCTGTGGCAGATCACCGAATTCCAGCACGTCAAGCCGGGCAAGGGACCGGCCTTCGTGCGCACCAAGCTCAAGAACGTGGTGTCGGGCAAGGTCGTGGACAAGACCTACAACGCGGGCGTGAAGGTGGAGACCGCCACGGTGGACCGTCGCGACGCCACCTACCTGTACCGCGACGGCAACGACTTCGTGTTCATGGACAGCCAAGACTACGAGCAGCACCCGTTGCCCGAATCGCTGGTGGGGGACTCGGCGAACTACCTGCTGGAGAGCATGCTGGTGCAGATCGCCTTCCACAACGGGGTGGCGCTGTACCTGGAGCTGCCGGTCAGCGTCGAGCTCCTGGTGGCCCACACCGAGCCCGGTCTGCAGGGCGACCGCTCCAGCGCGGGCACCAAGCCGGCCACCATGGAGACCGGCGCTGAAATCAACGTGCCGCTGTTCATCAACACCGGAGACAAGCTGAAGGTCGACACCCGCGACGGCAGCTACTTGGGACGGGTTAACTCCTGA
- a CDS encoding M24 family metallopeptidase yields MTHSSRRARLSTEIRAAGLDAMLVTDLINVRYLSGFTGSAGALLVYADEQSPILATDGRYRTQAARQAPDLQVAIERSGARHLLTAAVAAGARRVGFEAHVLTVDGFDALSAAIEADEAVDGKGGRAELVRTASIVEALREVKDAGEVALLRLACEAADAALIALVERGGLRPGRSEREVRRELEALMLDHGADAASFETIVATGPNSAIPHHRPTDAVLAAGDFVKIDFGALVAGYHSDMTRTFVLGPPADWQREIYDVVEAAQRAGREALRPGAKLREVDAAARTVIAEAGYGETFGHGLGHGVGLRIHEAPGINAAADGTLLAGAVVTVEPGVYLADRGGVRIEDTLVVADTAGQAPDLLTRFPKELTIL; encoded by the coding sequence GTGACACATTCCTCCCGCCGGGCGCGTCTGAGTACCGAGATCCGCGCCGCCGGACTGGACGCCATGCTGGTCACCGACTTGATCAACGTGCGCTACCTGTCGGGATTCACCGGCTCGGCCGGCGCGCTGCTGGTCTATGCGGACGAACAGTCCCCGATACTGGCCACCGATGGCCGCTACCGCACTCAGGCTGCCCGGCAGGCCCCCGACCTGCAGGTCGCGATCGAGCGCAGTGGCGCCAGGCATCTGCTCACCGCGGCCGTCGCGGCCGGTGCGCGCCGCGTGGGTTTCGAAGCCCACGTACTCACGGTGGACGGTTTCGACGCACTTTCAGCGGCCATCGAGGCGGACGAAGCCGTCGATGGCAAGGGCGGTCGCGCCGAGCTGGTCCGGACCGCGAGCATTGTGGAGGCGTTGCGCGAGGTCAAAGACGCCGGCGAAGTGGCCCTGCTGAGGTTGGCCTGCGAAGCGGCCGACGCCGCACTGATCGCGCTCGTGGAGCGTGGCGGCCTGCGGCCGGGTCGGTCTGAACGTGAGGTCCGCCGGGAGCTGGAAGCCCTGATGCTCGATCACGGTGCGGATGCGGCGTCGTTCGAGACGATCGTGGCCACGGGTCCCAACTCGGCGATTCCGCACCATCGACCCACCGACGCCGTGCTGGCCGCCGGTGACTTCGTCAAGATCGACTTCGGTGCCCTGGTGGCCGGCTATCACTCCGATATGACCCGCACCTTTGTGTTGGGGCCGCCCGCGGATTGGCAGCGGGAGATCTACGACGTGGTCGAGGCCGCGCAGCGGGCCGGTCGCGAGGCCTTGCGGCCGGGCGCGAAACTGCGGGAGGTCGATGCGGCCGCGCGCACGGTGATCGCTGAGGCGGGCTATGGCGAGACGTTCGGTCACGGCCTCGGTCACGGGGTCGGGTTGCGGATTCACGAAGCGCCGGGAATCAATGCGGCGGCCGACGGTACACTGCTTGCCGGTGCTGTGGTGACCGTAGAGCCCGGCGTCTATCTTGCTGATCGTGGCGGGGTCCGTATCGAGGACACGCTCGTGGTCGCTGATACCGCCGGGCAGGCCCCGGACCTGCTGACTCGGTTCCCCAAGGAACTGACCATTCTCTAG
- a CDS encoding B-4DMT family transporter yields MSKWFLRGLVFAALMVVIRLIQGVLINAFEAQANLISLVLVILFAIGVYVWGRSDGREDAKAHADPDRRDDLAMTWLGAGLAAGLLGGFVAWVIGQFDKALYVSSFFNELTSFAAFTALLVFVVAVAAVALGRRAVDKEYEKHPERRPVPAAAAQSQPETDVFATVGAPAAVAEETGAVQTEAVAAPAADATLAGPSAGFTTEEFPADADVTTEFPVIEDTGVAESQSDDSAK; encoded by the coding sequence ATGAGCAAGTGGTTTCTGCGCGGGCTGGTCTTCGCTGCACTGATGGTCGTGATCCGCCTCATCCAGGGGGTGCTGATCAACGCCTTCGAGGCACAGGCCAATTTGATCAGCCTGGTGTTGGTGATCTTGTTCGCCATCGGCGTCTACGTCTGGGGCCGTTCCGACGGCCGCGAGGACGCCAAGGCCCACGCCGACCCCGACCGCCGCGACGACCTCGCGATGACCTGGCTGGGTGCCGGCCTGGCGGCCGGGCTGCTCGGCGGATTCGTCGCGTGGGTCATCGGTCAGTTCGACAAAGCGCTCTACGTCAGCTCGTTCTTCAACGAGCTGACCAGCTTCGCGGCCTTCACCGCGCTATTGGTGTTCGTGGTAGCGGTGGCTGCGGTGGCGCTGGGCCGCCGCGCCGTCGACAAGGAATACGAGAAGCACCCGGAGCGCCGCCCCGTCCCGGCCGCAGCCGCGCAGAGCCAGCCCGAGACCGACGTGTTCGCCACCGTTGGAGCGCCCGCAGCAGTCGCCGAAGAGACCGGCGCCGTGCAGACCGAGGCCGTTGCCGCTCCGGCCGCGGACGCGACGCTGGCCGGCCCTTCCGCCGGCTTCACCACCGAAGAGTTCCCGGCCGACGCCGACGTCACCACGGAGTTCCCCGTGATCGAGGACACCGGCGTCGCCGAGAGTCAGTCTGACGACTCAGCCAAGTAA
- the nusB gene encoding transcription antitermination factor NusB: MPAGKPVKGRHQARKRAVDVIFEAEARGLTPAEGAELRATLAREQPDVAALHPYTVTVANGVTTHSAHIDDLITSHLQGWKLERLPAVDRAILRVAIWELLHAVDVPEPVAVDEAVKLAKELSTDESPSFINGVLGQVMLVTPQLRAASLAVRGATAPLDADSGVDSDIDTDEEPDSDSAD, translated from the coding sequence ATGCCCGCTGGCAAGCCGGTTAAAGGCCGGCACCAGGCCCGTAAGCGTGCCGTTGACGTGATCTTCGAGGCGGAGGCCCGGGGGTTGACCCCGGCCGAGGGCGCGGAGCTGCGAGCGACGCTGGCCCGTGAGCAGCCCGACGTGGCGGCGCTGCATCCCTACACCGTCACGGTGGCCAACGGCGTGACCACCCACAGTGCTCATATCGACGACCTGATCACCTCGCACCTGCAGGGCTGGAAGTTGGAGCGGCTCCCGGCCGTGGACCGTGCGATTCTGCGGGTCGCGATCTGGGAACTGCTGCATGCCGTGGATGTCCCGGAGCCGGTCGCCGTGGATGAGGCGGTGAAACTCGCCAAGGAGCTGTCGACCGACGAGTCGCCCAGCTTCATCAATGGCGTACTGGGGCAGGTGATGCTGGTGACACCGCAGTTGCGGGCCGCGTCGCTGGCCGTGCGGGGGGCGACAGCGCCTCTCGACGCCGATTCCGGCGTGGATTCCGACATCGACACCGACGAAGAGCCGGACTCGGACTCAGCGGACTGA